DNA from Rhipicephalus sanguineus isolate Rsan-2018 chromosome 11, BIME_Rsan_1.4, whole genome shotgun sequence:
GATCGTGCCTGATCCTTATCGAGTTTTACGATCGTGATTGGCTCtcttacgcaagctgcagaaagAAGCCAAACGCTGTTGAGAAATTGGATCCTGATTGGGCTCGATCGCGGACAGCAGTGCATCACGTGACACCGCTATAGCATATGGAGTATATATTAGggggcaacttttcttggcagtactgtggaagctgcagagccgaaacgcatgcctgctagcGCGCCAAGAAGCAGTACCCAAGTTTATTGATAATTTTCTtgtttgccttgctgaaataaatgttgttTGTTTATTATGAGACTCATATAGTTATGAGAAATCGCAGGTAAAATACAATTATAGTTCACTTTGTAATAAtgtctttttctttccatttcttagacggCACCACATTTCCTACACACCTGCTTTCCACAGTAAATATGGCATCCAGGACGTGTGCGGGTCTgcgtgcggccgcaaactcgccgtttagttctccaagaaaaatatactcgtaatatgacactgaAATGTACAGTGAACAATCGAAACGTCTCTCTCCATTTGCATTTTTCATATATACGtctttctaaacgcgttaacggtgcgagcaagcaaaaccgaaatcgtGCTACTTGCGGAGTAACAtgaatgtgcggatgccccgacTCCGTAGCCTTTGCTCCACTGTCAAGATGAGCCGTCCCCAACTATTGAATAATTGTTTAACTTGCCATTTTGTATAGTTACAAAATACAGACGGGGGAGTTGCAGAATAAAAGCTGTCCTCGAACAGCTTTTATTTGGGAGGGAGGCAATATTGCATATATGTACATACAAGGGTGGTCTGGaaagttctcggcctcaataagaatcacgcGAGCTAGAACTTGCAGCACTCATGTGCATGTTCATGcaagtctctgcaagtctcagatgaaacgctatctacagtcaacgtccgatttttcggactccctagggaccgcgaaatcgtccgaaaaacaAATtaatgcttttttattccgctcggtcaaatcaccacagccacgtccgaaatagctttaatgcctcccagtacaatcaGTACCTgctgcgaaccccgcttaactacgtatgtgccaaccgccacttttgcatctcgtgatgagcgccgctgataacagcaaagcgcggaatagattacggctctctcgcatgaagcgtttggaaacgatgacgcgaaacacaaagactgtggcggaagggTGGACGACTCATCCGGCTTtcccccgatgcgtgtgcgcatgtaaacggtGCACACACACATCggcgaatctccgccgatacgcagcatttgctgccgtgtcaagccgatcgttcctagttgtgtgcagcacgtcGCCAACTAAGCTCACGcagtcactttactgttgctgtatcgtatgcacgcatttatcatgaaagggttcgtgatgcgcacttagttcctgactgCACATGGGCGCGGCAATGgtgagctggtttcgtccgtgaaggcaacgtgtctatgcggcgcacttagcggttcgcacagaggcagcaggaatggcggcgcagcACATTTgagttctcgcctattaaatgcatgcagtacgcacacaactgcgctaggccacgtgcactaccgagcagttaactgaagatgcttatcgtaagggttgtcagcgattaagccgtactgccgtgtttgccagctgccgccatcacgcctacGTGCATTTccgcagggtagcataccggttatgccaaactggctaacgtccctgtctttcctctttcgttttccttccttccgttGCTTGTCCGTAACATCGTCGCACGGCGATGAGGATAAGCGTTGCcacgaaacgaagtatctagatcaacggatgataacAGCGTTCGCTTATCCCTTCCCCCCACCCCCGTGCGAGGaaaacagtgtcgtcacggagggcgtttccacagtgaatggcagacgcgctttttggtgcataggtttcggtatcgccagcaaaattagccagatttcatcgctcctcggtgattaccagtggccacctttcagaaatttcaaagcggctataggCTATTCTCAgaaagggcttccattcgcccatttaactcgaccacttatttccactggttaaaaagttaattttcttaatttctataattactgccataattaatgtttgtacgcatctcaaaatgccctctcccaccgtaaaggtaacgccgcaggtagcacgcagatacctccttccTGTGATTTTTGAAAAATActagacacatttcttgaaacaccctgtataggagCATACTTATGCTTGCACATGGTTCCGTTCAAACTTTCATCTTAACGTCAACGAAATCAAACAGGTACATATTACAACAGTATACTGTagcatagtgtagtatagcacaATATAGTATAGCCGGGTTTCACAGGCGCGGCACCCTTACCCATCCTGCTGGTTGTGGCTGCGCCCCAAGGGGCAGGAGCAACGCGGCGCATCACAGTGTTGGTACCGGAAGAGCAGCTCCTCAAAGGCGTGGGGCTCCCGCTCCCAGGAAGCATCTCTGCAAGGAATGGCAAACCTGGAGGGGAGGGAGTCCCACTGAGCGGGAGGCACTACTCACTGATCTGGCACATAGATGCCGTGGTCCTGCATTTCTCTCTGGAAGGCCTCCTGGTTGTTGCAGTGGCAACATCGGAAAAAGTGGCTGCCCGCACTCACCGCCTGACGCTGCACAAAATGACAGACAATTTCAGTTAAGGGCATGTGAACACTTGATTTATGTGACTACGAATCAAATAGCAGCTCTGCGAATAGTTCGATTCGTGAATCAGATATCTACTTTTCGATTTCTCGCATAGTTGCCGCTTGACAATGTTCATGGAAAGGCGATATTTCTACTCTATTATTACGGTTGCGTGCTAGTTCGGCAGCTTAAACCAGCACACAGTACagaggggatggaaagaaacacgaacatgcggcatctacattctctgctgtttcacatttattttcaaacggttgtagcctggatggtgataaaaagcctctagagtcatccatgatacaatcaaacaCCATCTAGCATATTTTCATTGCCACCAAGGCCAGggcgcgatgaaaacagcgctcCGCGCAGttcacgtttctttccatcccctctGTACAGTTATTTACATCACTGTACTTCCCACTCCCACCCAATATCGCACATCAggcaaacaagcaaaaaacatttattttgcacaagaATTTGTAAAAATTGAGGCCTGTGAAAATAAAATTTCTGATATTCAATTCAATATTCAACTGTTTTTACTTTAATTCGATTCGAAATTTACTACATATTCTACATATTTACTACAGATTTTACTGCATATTTTAGATCCACGTATGCACACCGAAGCTTCGCACATTTGAACGCCAGAGTTCTATGCGTGCTACACGCCCAACGCGTGGGACGCTTCTAGTTTCACGTACGCAACAGTTTGCAGGTAGATGTGAGCATGCATGTCAAATGCGCGATACCAACTCACTCGTTTACAGAAGTAcagacacaaaaattttacatcttgttttttctgttgcgataagtgGCTAAGTGGCTAAAgacccacttatcatggctggaaagctcatttGTTCAAGCATGTGACAAATAATTAGTTGGAGACTGTTTCAGTGCACCATGTCACAGTTTCGATTTCACAGAGCACCGAGTGAGGCGGAACCCAGAGtgattttcatgtaaacatagctggctatgcGAGCACACAAAACCACGTTGACAACTCTCTTCGACAAAGGCTCCCTGGGTTCCactataatcccctctgggatgttgtaaatatgcgcttggtaagtgagaaaacccTTAAAAAGAAAGTTCGGGTGGTGATGCCACCTTAAAATTCCCCGCACCAGgcttgtgacgtcacagattttttGACGCCGTCCACTaggccctacgtagttcctaatcagtaaaaatgaaatacattgtctTCTGACGGGGCCACTGACTTGACATGCCAAGTTTCCAAAATTTTCactgagccaatgtcgccaaaatatgagaaatacactttgaaatctgtgacgtcacgtgtggCGATTTCGGCGCAAGAACTTAAACATGGAACTTTGgctttgattttctcctctgttaataaacctatgatggtgaaatttatgacattagagttctaagAGTACAATTTaccaatctaaactgattcactgtttcactttagtgtgcctTAAAAGAATGGGGTCTCTCAAACGGTGGTCACGGCCGTACTGCTGCTACGTGTGTTGTGTGCGACTGACCTGTATGCATGCCCGGTGGAAGAGTTGTCTGCAGCAGGGCGTCACCAGCACATCCACTGACGGATGGGTCATCTGCTCGGAGCAGATGGAGCACAGGCTGACCCCGTCCCGCTCCATCGGCACCACATTCTGGCGAGGACGATGTGCTCCACAGTACaccctgtaataataataataattgttggggttttacataccaaaaccacaatatgattatgagggacgtcgtagtgcagggctccggaaattttgacaatctggcgTTCTTTATAGTAAGCCTAAATCTCAGtaccgtaaaatcctgagcaagtgccccccctcccttattcgggagatttgaaatatgcgccaatgaccgagcaagcaccACCCCCCAACTCCCCACCCCTCTCCTTCCGCCATTTTTGCTGCTTCATTCACCGTTTTTATTCGCCTGATGAGGGCGAATAACGAGAATGAAATCATGCgcattcaataaagcatttcattgaaAGCATGCGCGGCTCTTTcgctgccatcttgaattttgttccgggaccgagcaagggcccccgcTCCAAATCTTAAGGATTATCTTTCACTGCAGGGGAGGcacttgcttgggattttacgtacacaggcctcaaacccttttgcctccatcgaaatgtggtcgcCATGGCCGAGATTCAATCCCATGACCTTCAAGTCGGCagtcgaacaccgtaaccactagaccaccatggcgggtttgCGCAATACACCCTCGACGCAACAGGTAATGCAAAGTATTCACTTGTACACACTGCCTTCCCTATATACAGGGACGATTGCAGGAGTGGGAGCAGCAGATAACTCCAAACAAAACAACATTTAACATCGTTAGACACTTCCTTCGTGCATACACAATGCAATTATCTTATTGTACTGTGTTAAGAATTCACAAGAACAATTAGATTGATAATATACTTGATTAAAACAGGATGTCAATAAATTATACAACAAAGATAATTAATGAAATTatacggttttacatgccaaaagcaCAATATGGTTTAGAGTCACACTATAATGGAATACGGTACTCCGGATTAATTAAGACCATgtgggttttttttaacgtgaacgtAGATCTAAGGACACTGTACTTGTGTCTAACACTGGCACTTGCTGTCATGTACggtactcatggattgaaactGGAAAAGTTAAGGCCAtgtagtagtaatagtaataataataatagtaataataatgatgaaaataataataataatatatctgggaATTTTACAggccacaaaaccacgatatgattacgaggcatgccgtatttgagggctccggaaatttagaccacatgCACTGAAATCCACCTTTTTCATTTCCCTGTGCTGCCCTGTGCTGtcttggtaggggccgggacaaccggtattgccagaagcaaagcctccgagatgatgagacgtttcgcgacATTTCCACTAGGGGGAGAGTGCATGCGTGGGGGCGCTGTGAAAGAGGCAGATTGcagagtacatgggcctctagcattttgcctccatcgtaatgcgatTGCTGTGGTctaaatcgaacccacgaccttcgagtcagcagccaagcaccgtaaccactgtactactGTTTACAGTTTGTGACATAGCAGCATAACTGACTAACACTTACATCAATGCCAACATCAaatttagcggccagatttgcagtgACGCGACGCGGTTACCACGAGCCATCactcatagcagtcgttatactaaagaaAGACGATGTCGTGTTTCAATACACGAGTACTGTACAGCATACTGGCTTGCCTAACACTACTGGTCTAACACAAATGAATGCTCTGCTGCGTCTCGCCCATTTGATGTTTCAGCTAAAGCCACCATTCGTCCAACTGTCTTCACCAAACCACTTTGGTGGCAGTCCTACAGCTCGCAGGTGTGGCTGTGCCTTTAAAAGGTCCATTTTCCTTCACTTAACACAGTGGTTCTCACAAAATAGATGCCCATTCTCTTCACACATCTCTTGGCATACCATGTCATCCATCACATACAGCAATTGCCTTGTCAAAAAACTATTCGATGTTTGATTTGAAAGTTGAAGCGGGCATTACTGAACCAAATCAGGCTGCTCTGACTGGGACCTCCAGGACTTCGTTGTAGTGAGTTTCAACAGCGCAATAACTATTGTACTTAAGATCACTAGGTATTGTTTAGTCGTAGAATGTGAAATTGGAAAGTTTTTCAAGTTTCCTGCTTATCACgatcgtgaatttttttttttatggtgatCAATTAAGGTGCATGCCTGCAAGTGATTTTAGCTACTGAGACCAAACACATATGCACACAGCTCTTTTTCAACatctttattgaaaaaaaaaaatagagaggggAGCTCCGAGGCCGTCGGTGCCTACATCAACGCATCATCTGTGTCTGCTCTTCTTCGGTTATAGCGCGAGAGTGTCTGCTGACGTGCAAGCCCACTGTCGCACAGCACTCGTCCTGTCCTCTTGTGCCACTTTTTTATGTTCACGCACATTAACTCTGGCCAAAGGTGTCACTCACTCAAGCCACGAAGTTGGTTCCAGGAATTCCATAGTAGAGACTTAAGCCATTCTTTGCTGAACAGTAATATTAGGGAAGAGAGCCTGCctcagtggtctagtggttatggtgctcgactgctgacttgtaggtcgcgggattgaatcccgggagtagcggccgcattttcgatggatgcggaaatgcttgaggcccgtgtgcttagatttaggtgcatgttaaagaaccccaggtggtccaaatttccggagccctccactacggcatctctcataatcatatcgtggttttggaaggttaaaccgcaacaattattaatattaggGAAGAGAGAAGCAAGGTGCACTGCAAACTTGGTTCTTGTTTTCATTCTGCCTTCCCCCCAACCATCCctcttccccttttttttttgcttagtggCACACTTCTGACAGCTCAGCGCATGCTGTAGAGTGCCACAACTGAGGATGTTGCAGGCAGCACATCTTTCGCAAAGGCATCTGCACACGTGACCTTGATTCTCCAGCGGAAAGCGCGACTCCCTCCCTACCTCACGAGAAGGGGTGAGAGGGTTTTTATTTAGACTTCAGCTGTTCTAGCATATCGCCCGGCCACACCCTCGACATGAGAAGCTTCAGCGCAGCTCCAAACAAACGAAGCGTGTAACACTTCAGAAAGCAACGAGAATTAAATAGTGCCATGTTCACGAGCGTCCACAATGAAGTGGCCAGGCCTGTAGTCTCAGAGCCACTGCCTCTTCAGGTAGTCTAGGCTGGCTGTGCAGCAACGAGATTAGAGGGGCAGATTAGGCAAGGTGCTGTAATACAACAGCAGACTTCCTGGAAGTATAAGTGAGGAAGGATTAACAGCAGGTTAGACCCCATGCCCACTGTGCCAACGCCTGCCTGGCTTGTAGGTAACCGAGCAGTCGGCAAAGCCTCGTCGTATACATGGCAATCGAGTGTGGGCTGGTGGTCTTCAGAACTTTCAGACGACGCGGTGACGGTGTGGATGATCGCAGAGAATGGGCACATCCTGCCACACAGAAGTCAAAATGGACAGGTGCTGTTGCGAACACGATTTTTCCTGcggctgaattaaaaaaaaaaaaaaaactgcccttgagaatCGTGGCTGTGATAAGGGGCAGCATGCTGTGCTGGGATTCTAGGTTGCTACATTGTGAAGAGGAGGAAGGGACAACAAGAAACCCGTCATGATGCAAAGTTGCAGATCTCTATTCAAGttatcacgtcacatgatgaccaGAACACTGCCGCATCCGGTAAGGCAAGCAAAAGTCACTGcaatgcttttttcttttttctgcataCAAACCTCTGGGCTGCCTTCTTGGTCACAGAAAAATAATCTGTTGCAACAGCTTGGGCTGGTTTAATTGAATTAATCCGTATAATCAACAAAGGAGGCAGTACCCTTCCTTTCATTGCACAAAAAGATTTGACCCGTTGTGGCAGTTCAACTGCCACATGAAACTATGCGAAGAAGTACACAGTCGAAGAAAATAGCACTGGTTAAACAAGGACCCAAGAAAAAAGACATGCAACACAGGCGCTAATGCGTCTTTGTGTAGTGTCGTTCAACCAACGCTGCTTTCTTTGACGGTAATGCATCAACAAGCACAAACTTCAACTGCACTGGAGCACGCGGTCTTGACCTATTTGCTTTAGCTCACCTGAAGTCGCCAAAGAACTGTAGCAGGCAGTCCTTGGACACACCACAGGGCATGTGAAATGCTTTCTTGCAAGCACGCAGGCAGCAGCCTACCGTGGCATTCCTTCGTTTGCAGAAACAACAGATCTGCGCAGCAGCCAAGACAAAAATGAACACACCTGAAATACACGCTTCACACGCTTGCTGCACACTTACGCACAGCTATCTTAAAATGACGGGGACCACGTTTGGTTGCTCCTTCCCGGACGTATGCTACAGCTTTCAAAACACTATCAAAACAAATATCTGCGGTGCCTCCGAACCTTGTGCACAAACAATGTAACAATCCGCACAAACAAACTGAAATGTGAACGTAATGGTGTTTTCGACAAATTGCACCAGTGCACACCGGGTTTTCCAGGTGCTACAATGATTGAACTGAACGGCAAACTGGTGCGATCTGTTTAAGATGTCATAAGTACGTGGCGTAAGATAAATACTACTCCTTAGGGTAGGTGAGGAAAGCATAAGGGTCattatttattgtttctttaactgcagtgtaatGATTCTGACTTAAATTCAAggaaattaaagtgaacgaaaaatcaccctttctgtcggtgggatctgaacccatgGCCTCTGAATGAAACTAATGAAACCAATGTCTGTTGGCTTCAcgagttgtgtctaacaaaagaacAAGCCCCCTCGAAAAATCCCCTTCTTTCGTCCTTAACGTAGGGGCAACTTCACCGTTAGCATGCAAGGCGCGATCGCCCAAGCAACGGCGTGCGCCCATCGCCCGCACGACGAAACTTCAAGGTTTCATCTCCAGTTGCTAGAGCAACCGGCGACCTGCGAAAACTCCGAAATGGTTGAGCCGCGCAGCGAAGTCAGCCGCAGGGACGAAGGCATTGCATTCGGATTGTCCGCTGAGTgccggttgctatggcaacgcgAGATAAAAACTTTTTCTGTCTCGTCATCGTCTGGTCACCGGACCTGAAGAGCGCACGCCGTTcacgcctcgcaagtgtcctcaATACTTATTCGTGCAGTATAGGCATACTGAAAGCTACTAGAGTGCTTGTGTTACTGTAAGTACATGCTCCTGCAGGGACTAACCCTCAACTAAAGAGTAAAAATCTTACACAGTGGCCTTGTAGCCAGTTTGGAAACATGAATCAGTGCTAAATGAACGCCGAGTTTGCAATGACTGCATTAAAACTACAGGCATCACTGGAAACGAAATACAATTAGTTTCGGATCTGTTCACATTTAAACGCATCGCATTTCTCCCGCATCGAAttgcggtcgccgtggccgggaagcGAACCTGCCCCCCAGCTTACCGGCGCAACAGGTAACATTTAAAAGTTTCGTATTCACTCTACGCATTTGGTACATTCACGCACGCTTGCTGACCTCCCCTTCGGAGCTTTCTCCTGCGTGTTTTATCCGCAGACTTGAGTGTTTTACTTGAGTTACTGCTTCCGCAGTTTAAGCATCCTGCACTGCATCGAAACTGATTGCAACGGAGGAAGTGGTTACACTGACCAGTCGGCTGCCACGGCGAAGCTCTGCGCGCACGTCAGCCTCCACGAAACCACGCAGCGGTTCATTCTCCTCGCCTCTCTGGTGCAGGCCGCTGGAGAAGAGCTGCGCAACGACAGGTGCGCGTCATGTAGCACGGCATCTCGGAGACAATGGGCCGCGAACTCACCATGCAAAAGTAATGAACGTGCAGGCCGCTACCGCTGCTCAGCAGCTCTCCGTGGATGTCGTCGCTTTCCGGCAGGTCGCAGAATGCGCACGTGGGAACGTGGGAACCTGCGAGGTACACGCAACCTGTTCTCCAATCAGTTCACCGACGAGAAAGGACTCACCTTTAGGAGCCGCCGCCGTGACGCGGCCCCGTTTCGGTTCTTTCTTACGCCGCGGGGCCATTTCAAACCTCGTCCACCCCGTCCGAAAAACACCTCTCACGAAGCCATTTGAGATGAGCTCCGCCAATCAGAGAATGTGGAGTCGTGGAGTTGCAGAAAACGCGGCACCGTTTTTTTGGACTGTCAACGTATCCTGCGTTGTTTGGAAATGTAAAAACAAATATTACGGAAATATGTACCCTTTATGAGTTCGCACAGAGGCTGGCCAACCGGTGCGGTCGCATTTTTAAAGGTAACTTATGTGTACTGCAGTACTGCCCACCTGTAGCTTGGCGGCAAATTCAAATGTGTAGTTGCATCTCGACCCCCGACCTTTTGCTCAACACCTCCTAGATTTTGTTCCTCACCCCTAATTTCTGTTTCTCAAGCTTCGTTTGTACTCGAATCACTTTCTTGCTGCTCTGAGCGAAAATAAATTAACGATTTTCGCGGATATCTTAGGTTGATTCTCTCCACCATGCATGTACAGCCGTAAAAAGACGGCCATGACGTCATGTCTCTTTTTGGCGCCAAAAGCACGACCCACGTGACCAATTCCTAAACCGGCAGTAAATGCATTTAGAAGAGAAAGGGCACAGTCACTGACCTAGCTTCTTGTCGGAAATATTGAATTTGGGTTCATCTGTGTCCCTCGTCCTCGCTAGGATCAACGAAAACGGTAACGACAATGTCGCTTCCGGCGCTGTATGGCAAAGCATAGCCTCAGAGattaaacttttctttttttgtcatcaCTGTGGTAGTTTGCGAATTCAGCTTAACATCAAGCAGGCTTAATTAACGAGAAAAGCGCACGTTTGATATATTACTCTAGCCTGTACCATAGAGTATTATAcagttattgtaagaaactctatggcctgTACTGACTTTCTGTGTGGCTACGACACTACGCGAGACTGCATGGCATCCAATACAAGCCGAGCCGCTCAAATCGTTTATTTTCAAGAGGTTGGTGGAAGGCGTTCTGTGACGGCGCTATAATTATGTGGGATATATAATTCGGTGTAATTCTTCTATGATACTGATGCTGCTGTGCTCATACGGCTATTGGTCTGCGGTGCGACTCAAGATGAGCGGGGACACTTCATGACGTGGCAATGCTTTGAGTAATCCGCGTACTCGATCCTAGCAGACGACGGGACGGCCATCAATTATGCGTCAAGTTCTGCTCTGTCTTGGTCAAGAAATACTGGTGTTGCATGTAAGCGTTTTACGGTTATGCCGTACAAGTAACCGCCAATGTACCGTAACCACGGTGACATCTGTAGTTCGTCACAGGTTCACTCGCAGGCGATGCAGATGGCACATGTTGATGATATCCATCACAGCGATGGGAAAGGCGAGTTTCCGGCAGAGAATGCGCTTGCTTAACCGCTCACTACTTGAACGAAACGGAAAGTGGACTTATCCTGCGAGAAGTCGCTAACATCTACTGGCATGAAGGCAGTGACAATGAGCTGTTTTCGTGGATTGAAATTAAGCGGAGAATCGGTGGCGTACAACTACTATTGCCAACGTCTTTATGGTGTGCTGTTTGTAATCAAATCGAATACCGATGGTAGGACAGCGGGTAAAAGCAGGGCACACTTATGCAGGTTGATGAGCCCGCAAGCCCTCTTTAAATACATTTCAGCTGAACAGCAAACGCGTACGAGTACACGCAATCGCTGTGAAATCGTGACACACCAGAAGCAACGTACAGCACACGCAAGTAAATCAAGGCTGTTAGTATGAGAGCTGTTAAGAGGCAAACGCAATGTAAATAACACAAATACTGCTGAAATTCAGACGAGATGCGCGTCGAATCCAAGACAGTAACCACCATTTCTTTGTTGCCTGAGCCGTAATGAAATGTATTCCACTGTAAGTGTGCCGGATCTTTCAGATTTAAAATATTTCTTTGTGTTTAAAGTTTAAAATTTAACGATATAGAAGTAAAACCTGCCCATAATCTTGCCGTGTTGTTTTTAGTGCAAAGtaagaaacacgaaaaaaaaggggggggggggggggaggactggAAGCAGCACATATAGATGCTTGAGATATCTCCTACGCCCGCATCGTCTCACATCGATGGCATTATTTTCAGTACATCTTTAAACAGATGAACGGTCGATGAAATGTGCATTAGCTTCTCAACTTTATTATGTAGTGGTTCGAAAATGAGAATTCATTGTCATACGTTATAGACCCATTGAAGGTACGCTTACAgatcttgctcattttctttctttatgtggtGGGGCtcaattcgcaactttcacgtaccgtggcgccgccgagcggtggccgccggaagctctgttgagattattgaaatgttggacccg
Protein-coding regions in this window:
- the LOC119374640 gene encoding PHD finger protein 7 isoform X2, which codes for MAPRRKKEPKRGRVTAAAPKGSHVPTCAFCDLPESDDIHGELLSSGSGLHVHYFCMLFSSGLHQRGEENEPLRGFVEADVRAELRRGSRLICCFCKRRNATVGCCLRACKKAFHMPCGVSKDCLLQFFGDFRVYCGAHRPRQNVVPMERDGVSLCSICSEQMTHPSVDVLVTPCCRQLFHRACIQRQAVSAGSHFFRCCHCNNQEAFQREMQDHGIYVPDQDASWEREPHAFEELLFRYQHCDAPRCSCPLGRSHNQQDGRWKMVVCDSCGSQGVHASCGNVGGTHWVCTDCRHVINRAQQSSSGRNERHHPSQQPEVIEIDSDDEDEAPRPQQHAECKTSSDAERMTANGRRLLDFTMHGARDNSATLQLMLETISGSVIVADISLADRSLFVS
- the LOC119374640 gene encoding PHD finger protein 7 isoform X3; this translates as MAPRRKKEPKRGRVTAAAPKGSHVPTCAFCDLPESDDIHGELLSSGSGLHVHYFCMLFSSGLHQRGEENEPLRGFVEADVRAELRRGSRLICCFCKRRNATVGCCLRACKKAFHMPCGVSKDCLLQFFGDFRVYCGAHRPRQNVVPMERDGVSLCSICSEQMTHPSVDVLVTPCCRQLFHRACIQRQAVSAGSHFFRCCHCNNQEAFQREMQDHGIYVPDQDASWEREPHAFEELLFRYQHCDAPRCSCPLGRSHNQQDGRWKMVVCDSCGSQGVHASCGNVGGTHWVCTDCRHVINRVQPSSRPAVATKGTTRRSSPKLSRSTAMTRTKRLGHSSTRSARRQATRSA
- the LOC119374640 gene encoding PHD finger protein 7 isoform X1, with amino-acid sequence MAPRRKKEPKRGRVTAAAPKGSHVPTCAFCDLPESDDIHGELLSSGSGLHVHYFCMLFSSGLHQRGEENEPLRGFVEADVRAELRRGSRLICCFCKRRNATVGCCLRACKKAFHMPCGVSKDCLLQFFGDFRVYCGAHRPRQNVVPMERDGVSLCSICSEQMTHPSVDVLVTPCCRQLFHRACIQRQAVSAGSHFFRCCHCNNQEAFQREMQDHGIYVPDQDASWEREPHAFEELLFRYQHCDAPRCSCPLGRSHNQQDGRWKMVVCDSCGSQGVHASCGNVGGTHWVCTDCRHVINRVPSAAQQSSSGRNERHHPSQQPEVIEIDSDDEDEAPRPQQHAECKTSSDAERMTANGRRLLDFTMHGARDNSATLQLMLETISGSVIVADISLADRSLFVS